A single genomic interval of Nonomuraea rubra harbors:
- a CDS encoding glycoside hydrolase family 43 protein gives MRRRWAAAIAAALLLLLTDVRPALAGAPITTAIYTADPAALVVGDTLYLYTGHDEAPTGGTNFVMRDWHVFSSTDAATFTDQGAKLSISNFSWAGADAWASEVERGADGRYYWFTSINGNGPGWMNIGVAVGNSPTGPFTDAIGGPLISDSTPNSSPLNIDPTVFTDDDGQVYLYWGSYYGLRAVRLNASMTSTVGSVITPSGVSNFWEAPWLFKRNGVYYLAYAANDSGCSQPGYACVRYATASSPLGPWTHRGVVLDQVSSTTNHPAIIEFKGQWYMVYHNAAAPGGGNFRRSVTLDKLTFNADGTMQKVVQTGGPVSPGNLAATATPSTSYVSPWETLGAIKDGYTPASSQDHSHGAYGNWNHQGTEWIEYQWPTAQTIRRSEVYWFDDDQGIDLPASCQVQYWNGSAYVAVPGASGCGVAANTFNATTFTPVSTTRLRLNITSRSGYSTGVLEWRAFS, from the coding sequence ATGAGACGACGATGGGCGGCGGCCATCGCCGCGGCACTCCTGCTCCTCCTCACCGACGTGCGACCCGCGCTGGCGGGCGCGCCGATCACCACCGCGATCTACACGGCCGACCCGGCCGCGCTGGTCGTGGGCGACACCCTGTACCTCTACACCGGCCACGACGAGGCCCCGACCGGCGGCACCAACTTCGTCATGCGCGACTGGCACGTCTTCAGCTCCACCGACGCCGCCACCTTCACCGACCAGGGCGCGAAGCTGTCGATCTCGAACTTCTCCTGGGCGGGCGCGGACGCCTGGGCGAGCGAGGTCGAGCGCGGCGCCGACGGCCGCTACTACTGGTTCACCTCGATCAACGGCAACGGCCCCGGCTGGATGAACATCGGCGTGGCCGTCGGCAACAGCCCCACGGGCCCGTTCACCGACGCCATCGGCGGCCCGCTGATCAGCGACAGCACCCCGAACTCCTCCCCGCTGAACATCGACCCCACCGTCTTCACCGACGACGACGGCCAGGTCTACCTGTACTGGGGCTCCTACTACGGCCTGCGCGCCGTCCGGCTCAACGCCTCCATGACCTCGACCGTCGGCTCGGTGATCACCCCGAGCGGCGTGTCGAACTTCTGGGAGGCGCCCTGGCTGTTCAAGCGCAACGGCGTCTACTACCTCGCCTACGCCGCCAACGACTCGGGCTGCTCCCAGCCCGGCTACGCGTGCGTCCGCTACGCCACCGCGAGCAGCCCGCTGGGCCCGTGGACGCACCGCGGCGTCGTACTGGACCAGGTCAGCTCCACCACGAACCACCCGGCGATCATCGAGTTCAAGGGCCAGTGGTACATGGTGTACCACAACGCCGCGGCCCCCGGCGGGGGCAACTTCCGCCGCTCGGTGACCCTCGACAAGCTCACCTTCAACGCCGACGGCACCATGCAGAAGGTCGTCCAGACCGGCGGCCCGGTGAGCCCGGGCAACCTGGCCGCCACCGCCACCCCGTCCACCTCCTACGTCTCCCCCTGGGAGACCCTCGGCGCGATCAAGGACGGCTACACCCCCGCCAGCTCGCAGGACCACAGCCACGGCGCCTACGGCAACTGGAACCACCAGGGCACCGAGTGGATCGAGTACCAGTGGCCCACGGCGCAGACCATCCGCAGGTCGGAGGTGTACTGGTTCGACGACGACCAGGGTATCGACCTGCCGGCCTCCTGCCAGGTCCAGTACTGGAACGGCAGCGCCTACGTCGCCGTGCCCGGCGCGTCCGGCTGCGGCGTGGCGGCCAACACGTTCAACGCCACGACGTTCACCCCCGTCAGCACGACCCGCCTGCGCCTGAACATCACCTCCAGATCCGGCTACTCGACCGGCGTGCTCGAATGGAGAGCCTTCTCATGA
- a CDS encoding protocatechuate dioxygenase: MGHDHERRRVSRRRMITGIGSLGLGGLFTAGAHATSEPDTYAKADALFAEARTCTLTPSAQQGPYYFETRALRSDIREDRAGVRLRLAIKVQDGDTCRPLPGSVVEIWHCDAAGLYSGAEAESREALSGGDDDGKTTISAGEKFTDMRPSDGRRYLRGAQVAGPDGVVRFTTIWPGWYPGRTVHIHVMVVVGGNRALCTELMFDEAYNRKVLALPPYRGHEQPRDTFNGNDPIHEDGMLTHVTEDGDGFLAVIVLSADPDQPH; encoded by the coding sequence GTGGGACACGATCACGAGCGCCGGCGGGTCAGCCGCCGGCGGATGATCACCGGGATCGGCTCGCTCGGGCTCGGCGGCCTGTTCACCGCCGGCGCGCACGCCACGTCCGAGCCCGACACGTACGCCAAGGCCGACGCCCTGTTCGCCGAGGCCCGGACCTGCACCCTGACGCCCAGCGCGCAGCAGGGCCCCTACTACTTCGAGACACGCGCGCTGCGCAGCGACATCCGCGAGGACCGGGCCGGCGTGCGGCTCCGCCTGGCGATCAAGGTGCAGGACGGCGACACGTGCCGCCCGCTGCCCGGATCGGTGGTCGAGATCTGGCACTGCGACGCGGCCGGGCTCTACTCGGGCGCCGAGGCGGAGTCGCGGGAGGCGCTGAGCGGCGGCGACGACGACGGCAAGACCACGATCAGCGCCGGGGAGAAGTTCACCGACATGCGGCCGTCGGACGGCCGGCGCTACCTGCGCGGCGCCCAGGTCGCCGGCCCCGACGGCGTCGTCAGGTTCACCACCATCTGGCCGGGCTGGTACCCGGGCCGCACGGTGCACATCCACGTGATGGTGGTGGTGGGCGGGAACCGGGCGCTCTGCACCGAGCTCATGTTCGACGAGGCGTACAACAGGAAGGTGCTGGCGCTGCCGCCGTACCGGGGGCACGAGCAGCCGCGTGACACGTTCAACGGCAACGACCCCATCCACGAGGACGGCATGCTGACCCACGTCACCGAGGACGGCGACGGTTTCCTCGCCGTCATCGTCCTGTCCGCCGACCCCGACCAGCCGCACTAG
- a CDS encoding intradiol ring-cleavage dioxygenase, with amino-acid sequence MGHDHEGQRVSRRRLFAGISSIGLGTLLAACSGSGPSAVTTSTGATVTPQATTATTGDLAALFEGAGTCKLTASTTQGPYYFDADKVRGDIREDRQGVRLRVAIKVQDSETCEPLKNAVVEIWHCDAAGLYSGAESMSTGGGGNPPAGGAPTGPPPSGGGREDGSMDLTPVDDQRYLRGAQVTNAEGIVEFTTIWPGWYRGRTIHIHAMVHVSNERVLTTQFMFDEELNSVVMARAPYSARTGRDTFNDGDGIYQDGMLMKVAQEGDGYVGAIVLAADSDRDGG; translated from the coding sequence GTGGGACACGACCACGAAGGCCAGCGGGTCAGCCGCCGGCGCCTGTTCGCGGGCATCAGCTCGATCGGGCTCGGCACCCTGCTGGCCGCCTGCTCCGGCTCGGGCCCGTCGGCCGTCACCACGTCCACGGGCGCGACCGTGACGCCGCAGGCCACCACGGCCACGACCGGTGACCTGGCCGCGCTCTTCGAGGGCGCGGGCACGTGCAAGCTGACCGCCAGTACCACGCAGGGCCCGTACTACTTCGACGCCGACAAGGTGCGCGGTGACATCCGCGAGGACCGGCAGGGCGTGCGGCTGCGGGTCGCGATCAAGGTGCAGGACAGCGAGACGTGCGAGCCGCTGAAGAACGCCGTCGTCGAGATCTGGCACTGCGACGCGGCCGGGCTCTACTCGGGCGCCGAGTCGATGTCGACCGGCGGGGGCGGCAACCCGCCGGCGGGCGGCGCGCCCACGGGTCCCCCGCCGAGCGGCGGCGGCCGGGAGGACGGCTCGATGGACCTGACGCCCGTGGACGACCAGCGTTACCTGCGGGGCGCGCAGGTCACCAACGCCGAGGGCATCGTCGAGTTCACCACCATCTGGCCCGGCTGGTACCGGGGGCGCACGATCCACATCCACGCCATGGTGCACGTCAGCAACGAGCGGGTGCTGACCACGCAGTTCATGTTCGACGAGGAGCTGAACAGCGTGGTCATGGCCAGGGCGCCCTACTCCGCGCGCACCGGGCGCGACACGTTCAACGACGGCGACGGCATCTACCAGGACGGCATGCTGATGAAGGTCGCCCAGGAGGGCGACGGCTACGTGGGCGCCATCGTCCTGGCCGCCGACTCCGACCGGGACGGCGGCTAG
- a CDS encoding GTP-binding protein, with protein MRMLNLGILAHVDAGKTSLTERLLHAAGVIDEVGSVDEGNTQTDSLALERQRGITIKSAVVSFAIGGTTVNLIDTPGHPDFIAEVERVLSVLDGAVLVVSAVEGVQAQTRVLMRTLRRLGLPTLIFVNKIDRRGARYDGVLREITDRLSPGAVAMGEATGLGTPGAAFTPFDGQAAFATSLVDVLAAQEDALLAAYVHDEGSLTYPRLRAELAAQTGRALAHPVFFGSAITGAGVEALMAGIEELLPAAQDDPEGPVSGTVFKVERGPAGEKVAYARMFGGTLRTRDRLSFGPGRAGKVTAISVFDGGTSVRRQEVTAGRIARLWGLADVRIGDTIGHPDRGLEPHFAPPTLETVVVPGRPADRGALHLALTQLAEQDPLIDLRQDDLRQEVSVSLYGEVQKEVIQATLATDFGLDVTFRETTTICVERPSGTGAAVEVISVAPNPFLATVGLRVEPGPIGSGVRFRLEVELGSLPYAFMRTIEETVHETLKQGLHGWEVLDCVVTLTHSGYYARQSHAHGSFDKSMSSTAGDFRNLVPLVLMTALRRAGTTVYEPLHRFRLELPPDTLGPVLPVLAGLGAIPRTRLESVVEGEIPAARVHGLERRLPGLTRGEGVLECGFDRYEPVRGPIPERPRTDHNPLDRKEYLLHVVRRV; from the coding sequence GTGCGAATGCTCAATTTGGGGATCTTGGCGCATGTAGACGCCGGTAAGACCAGCCTGACCGAGCGGCTGCTGCACGCCGCCGGAGTGATCGACGAGGTCGGCAGCGTCGACGAGGGCAACACCCAGACCGACTCGCTGGCCCTGGAGCGCCAGCGTGGCATCACCATCAAATCCGCGGTCGTCTCGTTCGCCATCGGCGGCACCACGGTCAACCTGATCGACACGCCGGGCCACCCCGACTTCATCGCCGAGGTCGAGCGGGTGCTCAGCGTGCTCGACGGCGCCGTCCTGGTGGTCTCCGCGGTGGAGGGCGTGCAGGCGCAGACCCGCGTGCTCATGCGTACGCTGCGCCGCCTCGGCCTGCCCACGCTGATCTTCGTCAACAAGATCGACCGCCGGGGCGCCCGGTACGACGGCGTGCTGCGCGAGATCACCGACCGGCTGTCCCCCGGGGCGGTCGCCATGGGCGAGGCCACCGGCCTCGGCACGCCCGGCGCCGCGTTCACCCCGTTCGACGGCCAGGCAGCCTTCGCGACGAGCCTGGTGGACGTGCTCGCCGCCCAGGAGGACGCGCTGCTGGCCGCGTACGTGCACGACGAGGGCTCCCTCACCTACCCCCGGCTGCGCGCCGAGCTCGCCGCCCAGACCGGGCGGGCGCTGGCGCATCCGGTGTTCTTCGGCTCGGCCATCACGGGGGCCGGGGTGGAGGCGCTGATGGCTGGCATCGAGGAGTTGCTGCCCGCCGCCCAGGACGACCCGGAGGGGCCGGTGTCGGGGACCGTCTTCAAGGTCGAGCGAGGGCCGGCGGGGGAGAAGGTCGCGTACGCGCGGATGTTCGGCGGCACGCTGCGCACCCGCGACCGGCTGAGCTTCGGCCCCGGCCGGGCGGGCAAGGTCACGGCGATCAGCGTGTTCGACGGCGGCACGTCGGTGCGGCGGCAGGAGGTGACGGCCGGTCGCATCGCCCGCCTCTGGGGCCTGGCCGACGTCCGCATCGGTGACACCATCGGCCACCCGGACAGGGGCCTGGAGCCGCACTTCGCGCCGCCCACCCTGGAGACCGTCGTGGTCCCTGGCCGCCCCGCCGACAGGGGAGCGCTGCACCTGGCGCTGACCCAGCTCGCCGAGCAGGACCCGCTGATCGACCTGCGCCAGGACGACCTGCGCCAGGAGGTCTCGGTCTCCCTCTACGGCGAGGTCCAGAAGGAGGTCATCCAGGCCACCCTGGCCACCGACTTCGGCCTCGACGTCACCTTCCGCGAGACCACCACGATCTGCGTCGAACGCCCCTCGGGCACCGGCGCCGCCGTCGAGGTGATCTCCGTGGCCCCCAACCCGTTCCTGGCCACGGTCGGCCTGCGCGTGGAGCCGGGGCCGATCGGCAGCGGGGTGCGGTTCCGGCTGGAGGTGGAGCTGGGCTCGCTGCCGTACGCGTTCATGCGCACGATCGAGGAGACCGTGCACGAGACGCTCAAGCAGGGCCTGCACGGCTGGGAGGTGCTGGACTGCGTGGTCACGCTGACCCATTCGGGCTACTACGCCAGGCAGAGCCACGCGCACGGCTCGTTCGACAAGAGCATGTCGAGCACCGCCGGCGACTTCCGCAACCTGGTCCCGCTGGTGCTGATGACCGCGTTGCGGCGGGCGGGCACCACGGTGTACGAGCCGCTGCACCGCTTCCGCCTGGAGCTGCCGCCCGACACGCTGGGCCCGGTGCTGCCCGTCCTGGCCGGGCTGGGCGCGATCCCGCGCACCCGGCTGGAGTCCGTGGTGGAGGGGGAGATCCCGGCCGCCCGGGTGCACGGGCTGGAGCGGCGGCTGCCGGGGCTGACCAGGGGCGAGGGCGTGCTGGAGTGCGGCTTCGACCGGTACGAGCCGGTACGCGGCCCGATCCCCGAGCGCCCGCGCACCGACCACAACCCGCTCGACAGGAAGGAGTACCTGCTGCACGTGGTCCGGCGGGTCTAG
- a CDS encoding TetR/AcrR family transcriptional regulator, with protein MPKSNAQEEHMAHLSAERGKATRQRLLDAAVALVPEVGWGSVTTRLVAERAGVAPGVVHYHFASVTDLLVAAGLGFTAGLLDLLATELTAREDVGEAVDWLLAELSRYSGTDPASLLVVEMFLAATRLPELREGLGQQVGRFRSTVASWLVARGYRGDPAAAAAMLAASVDGIMLHRALDPGLDPAALGGLLRAMLGKGAS; from the coding sequence TTGCCCAAGTCGAACGCCCAAGAGGAGCACATGGCCCACCTCTCCGCCGAACGCGGCAAAGCCACCCGCCAGCGGCTGCTCGACGCGGCCGTCGCCCTCGTCCCCGAGGTCGGCTGGGGCAGCGTCACCACCCGGCTCGTCGCCGAACGGGCCGGGGTGGCGCCCGGCGTGGTCCACTACCACTTCGCCTCGGTCACGGACCTGCTCGTCGCCGCCGGCCTCGGCTTCACCGCCGGCCTGCTCGACCTGCTCGCCACGGAGCTGACCGCGCGGGAGGACGTCGGCGAGGCCGTCGACTGGCTGCTGGCCGAGCTGTCGCGCTACAGCGGCACCGACCCGGCCTCGCTGCTGGTGGTCGAGATGTTCCTGGCCGCCACGCGGCTGCCCGAGCTGCGCGAAGGGCTCGGGCAGCAGGTCGGCCGGTTCCGCTCCACGGTGGCGTCCTGGCTGGTCGCGCGCGGTTACCGGGGGGATCCGGCCGCGGCGGCGGCGATGCTGGCGGCCTCGGTGGACGGGATCATGCTGCACCGCGCGCTCGACCCCGGCCTCGACCCGGCCGCGCTGGGCGGGCTGCTGCGGGCCATGCTCGGGAAGGGAGCATCGTGA
- a CDS encoding FAD-dependent oxidoreductase — protein MRIVICGAGIAGLTLAWHLERAGWEVELVERAPAFRDGGYMIDFYGPGFQVAERMGLRPRLLRDRYPVDELSYVGRDGRQTSHLKLSSGLEDVYSLLRGDLARAIADDVRAPVTYGTTVESAEQHADGVTVRLTDGTTREADLLAGADGARSRVRSLAFGEVTPRYLGHQVAAYVVTDAELSRQVGTRYQMLTKPGLMAGAYALRDDRLALLFLRREPDPALPADPAATLRHHFGGLGWILPSVLERVPGPAGLYYDLVTQVELERWHRGRIVLLGDACQAVSLFAGHGASMAMAASWILADELTTAHDTPGPLPGTADTPGHLPGTSEIPGHLADALARYQARMAPAIAEVQAFGRRSIQWIAPSNRWRILARDLIFRLATLPGADRLFVNSLSPGGHNLISPRSDVLETVRRD, from the coding sequence GTGAGGATCGTGATCTGCGGCGCCGGCATCGCCGGCCTGACGCTGGCCTGGCACCTCGAACGCGCCGGGTGGGAGGTGGAGCTGGTCGAGCGGGCGCCGGCGTTCCGCGACGGCGGCTACATGATCGACTTCTACGGCCCCGGCTTCCAGGTCGCCGAGCGCATGGGGCTGCGGCCCCGGCTGCTGCGCGACCGCTACCCGGTCGACGAGCTCAGCTACGTCGGCCGCGACGGGCGCCAGACCAGCCACCTGAAGCTGAGCTCGGGGCTGGAGGACGTCTACAGCCTGCTGCGGGGGGACCTGGCGCGGGCCATCGCCGACGACGTACGCGCGCCCGTCACGTACGGCACCACCGTCGAGAGCGCCGAGCAGCACGCCGACGGGGTGACGGTACGGCTGACCGACGGCACCACCCGCGAGGCGGACCTGCTCGCCGGCGCCGACGGGGCCCGCTCCCGGGTGCGGTCGCTGGCCTTCGGCGAGGTCACGCCGCGCTACCTCGGGCACCAGGTGGCGGCCTACGTCGTGACGGACGCGGAGCTGAGCCGCCAGGTCGGGACGCGCTACCAGATGCTCACCAAGCCGGGGCTGATGGCCGGCGCCTACGCGCTGCGCGACGACCGGCTCGCCCTGCTGTTCCTGCGCCGCGAGCCGGACCCCGCCCTGCCCGCCGACCCGGCCGCCACCCTGCGCCACCACTTCGGCGGGCTCGGCTGGATCCTGCCCTCGGTGCTGGAGCGGGTCCCCGGCCCCGCCGGGCTCTACTACGACCTGGTGACGCAGGTGGAGCTGGAACGCTGGCACCGCGGCCGGATCGTGCTCCTGGGCGACGCCTGCCAGGCGGTGTCGCTGTTCGCCGGGCATGGGGCCAGCATGGCGATGGCGGCGTCCTGGATCCTGGCCGACGAGCTGACCACGGCCCACGACACCCCGGGGCCCCTGCCCGGCACCGCTGACACGCCCGGACACCTGCCCGGCACCTCTGAGATACCCGGGCACCTGGCCGACGCCCTCGCCCGCTACCAGGCCCGGATGGCCCCGGCCATCGCCGAGGTGCAGGCCTTCGGGCGGCGATCCATCCAGTGGATCGCCCCTTCGAACCGGTGGCGCATCCTCGCCCGCGACCTGATCTTCCGGCTGGCCACCCTGCCCGGCGCCGACCGCCTGTTCGTCAACTCCCTGAGCCCCGGCGGCCACAACCTCATCAGCCCCCGCTCGGACGTCCTGGAGACCGTACGCCGCGACTGA
- a CDS encoding PEP/pyruvate-binding domain-containing protein, with protein MRAVLPLDDPAADLATVGGKGASLARMAGAGLPVPGGFHVTTEAYRAFVAGFHDEILRAAAEDPARIPPLFAAHDVPGELAEEIRRAHAALGDDVPVAVRSSATAEDLPGMSFAGQQDTYLNIRGDALLDAVRRCWASLWNPRAIAYRDRNGVPHDDVALAVVVQTLVDADAAGIMFTADPVTGARDETVINASWGLGEAVVGGQVTPDTITVSAGRVTASRTGDKAVMTVRTDGGTEERAVPDELRGAPVLDDAQALELAALGTRVQDLYGTPMDVEWTRRAGTFAIVQARPITGLKPRLEEWNDSLKGDYLWTGGNLGEAIPDVMTPLTWSFVRRFIEEAMSASTLPGFDLVGNIGGRFYMNLSIVHSIAAAMGMKSRLGVIEQVFGRMPPGLEVPLVPVSRWRLIRAAVPMAIRLRRRVARHLRHMPGFLAGSPRRCEELRARVAATGPGAELAELWEREIGPHLVTSSQMLEAAGRQGGATLVYTRDRLRRMMGETDAEAMLTGVNTDGELASMGPVMGLSRLARGEITREEFARRYGHRGPHEFEVSIPRPGEDPSWIDAQLAGLRDMRADTEALLERQGKAREQAWARFARRYPGKEARMRDRVRRWNAVVRDRETARSENIRAFWVLRAFAVRAGELTGAGDDVFFLYLPELLALLRGDRSPLERVPVRRATYERYAALPPYPALIVGRFDPERWAADPARRADLYDARGASAPVSDTVTGFPGAPGVVEGTARVLSGPEDGERLKPGEILVTTLTNVGWTPMFPRAAAVVTDMGAPLSHASIVARELGIPAVVGTGNATMRVRDGDRIRVDGERGTVELLG; from the coding sequence GTGAGGGCCGTACTTCCTCTCGACGACCCCGCGGCCGACCTCGCGACCGTGGGCGGCAAGGGCGCCTCCCTGGCCAGGATGGCCGGGGCGGGGCTGCCCGTGCCCGGCGGATTCCACGTCACGACCGAGGCCTACCGGGCGTTCGTGGCCGGGTTCCACGACGAGATCCTGCGCGCCGCCGCCGAGGACCCGGCCCGCATCCCGCCGCTGTTCGCCGCGCACGACGTGCCCGGCGAGCTCGCGGAGGAGATCCGGCGGGCGCACGCGGCGCTCGGCGACGACGTGCCCGTGGCGGTGCGCTCGTCCGCCACCGCCGAGGACCTGCCCGGCATGTCGTTCGCCGGGCAGCAGGACACCTATCTCAACATCAGGGGCGACGCCCTGCTCGACGCGGTCAGGCGCTGCTGGGCCTCGCTGTGGAACCCGCGCGCGATCGCCTACCGCGACCGGAACGGCGTGCCGCACGACGACGTGGCGCTGGCCGTGGTCGTCCAGACGCTGGTGGACGCCGACGCGGCGGGCATCATGTTCACCGCCGACCCCGTCACCGGCGCCCGCGACGAGACCGTGATCAACGCCTCGTGGGGCCTCGGCGAGGCGGTCGTGGGCGGCCAGGTCACCCCCGACACCATCACCGTGTCGGCCGGCCGGGTGACCGCGTCGCGCACCGGCGACAAGGCCGTCATGACCGTACGCACCGACGGCGGCACCGAGGAGCGTGCCGTCCCCGATGAGCTGCGCGGCGCGCCCGTGCTGGACGACGCCCAGGCCCTGGAGCTGGCCGCGCTCGGCACCCGCGTCCAGGACCTGTACGGCACGCCCATGGACGTCGAATGGACCAGGCGCGCGGGCACGTTCGCCATCGTGCAGGCCCGCCCGATCACCGGCCTGAAGCCGCGTCTGGAGGAGTGGAACGACAGCCTCAAGGGCGACTACCTGTGGACCGGCGGCAACCTGGGCGAGGCCATCCCCGACGTGATGACCCCGCTCACGTGGTCGTTCGTGCGCCGGTTCATCGAGGAGGCCATGTCCGCCTCCACGCTGCCCGGCTTCGACCTGGTGGGCAACATCGGCGGCCGCTTCTACATGAACCTGAGCATCGTGCACTCCATCGCCGCCGCCATGGGCATGAAGAGCAGGCTCGGCGTGATCGAGCAGGTCTTCGGCAGGATGCCGCCCGGCCTGGAGGTGCCGCTGGTGCCGGTGTCGCGGTGGCGGCTCATCAGGGCGGCCGTGCCGATGGCGATCCGCCTGCGGCGCCGCGTCGCCCGCCATCTCCGGCACATGCCCGGGTTCCTGGCAGGCTCGCCGCGCAGGTGCGAGGAACTGCGCGCGCGCGTCGCCGCGACCGGGCCGGGCGCCGAGCTGGCCGAGCTGTGGGAACGGGAGATCGGGCCGCACCTCGTCACCTCCTCCCAGATGCTGGAGGCCGCGGGCCGCCAGGGCGGCGCCACCCTCGTCTACACCCGCGACCGGCTGCGCAGGATGATGGGCGAGACGGACGCCGAGGCGATGCTGACCGGCGTCAACACCGACGGCGAGCTGGCCAGCATGGGGCCGGTGATGGGCCTGTCCAGGCTGGCGCGCGGGGAGATCACCCGGGAGGAGTTCGCCCGCAGGTACGGGCATCGCGGCCCGCACGAGTTCGAGGTCTCCATCCCCAGGCCGGGCGAGGACCCGTCGTGGATCGACGCCCAGCTCGCCGGCCTGCGCGACATGCGGGCCGACACCGAGGCGCTGCTGGAACGGCAGGGCAAGGCCAGGGAGCAGGCGTGGGCGCGCTTCGCGCGGCGCTACCCCGGCAAGGAGGCCCGGATGCGGGACCGGGTGCGGCGGTGGAACGCCGTCGTCCGTGACCGGGAGACCGCCCGGTCGGAGAACATCCGGGCGTTCTGGGTGCTGCGCGCGTTCGCCGTACGGGCGGGGGAGCTGACCGGCGCCGGCGACGACGTGTTCTTCCTGTACCTGCCCGAGCTGCTCGCGCTGCTGCGCGGCGACCGTTCCCCGCTGGAACGGGTGCCGGTGCGGCGGGCCACGTACGAGCGGTACGCCGCGCTGCCGCCCTACCCGGCGCTGATCGTGGGCCGCTTCGACCCGGAGCGCTGGGCGGCCGACCCCGCCAGGCGGGCCGACCTCTACGACGCGCGCGGCGCGTCCGCGCCGGTCAGCGACACCGTCACCGGCTTCCCCGGCGCGCCGGGCGTGGTGGAGGGCACCGCCCGGGTGCTCTCGGGGCCGGAGGACGGCGAGCGGCTCAAGCCGGGCGAGATCCTCGTCACGACGCTGACGAACGTGGGCTGGACCCCGATGTTCCCGCGCGCCGCGGCCGTGGTCACCGACATGGGGGCGCCGCTCTCGCACGCCTCCATCGTGGCCCGCGAGCTGGGCATCCCGGCCGTGGTCGGCACCGGCAACGCCACCATGCGGGTGCGCGACGGGGATCGGATCAGGGTGGACGGGGAGCGGGGCACGGTCGAGTTGCTGGGGTGA
- a CDS encoding TetR/AcrR family transcriptional regulator, with translation MARAGRPPQDPARRIERAHRILDAVAELVLRWGYDKTTIDDIAQRAGVAKGTIYLHWKTRDELFAALLRRERVRMMAEVRDRAPATLSELFGEFSRALLRRPLLQAVLTGDSQVLGKLTRQKRSSTSWLQTGAAFEPYVAELVKRGAIREDPGDHLVTVGSIVYGFLFMRTSLPDHARPSDERVAELVTDTIERTMSTGRPMSPGDVEAVARATLDFLDAAVEVARRKLDASLGLQGA, from the coding sequence ATGGCCAGGGCAGGACGGCCGCCGCAGGACCCGGCGCGACGGATCGAGCGGGCGCACCGGATCCTCGACGCCGTCGCCGAGCTGGTGCTGCGCTGGGGCTACGACAAGACCACGATCGACGACATCGCGCAGCGCGCCGGCGTCGCCAAGGGCACCATCTACCTGCACTGGAAGACCCGCGACGAGCTCTTCGCCGCGTTGCTGCGGCGCGAGCGGGTCCGCATGATGGCCGAGGTCCGCGATCGGGCGCCGGCCACGCTGAGCGAGCTGTTCGGCGAGTTCTCCCGGGCGCTGCTGCGCCGCCCGCTGCTGCAGGCGGTGCTGACCGGTGACTCCCAGGTGCTCGGCAAGCTGACCCGCCAGAAGCGCAGCAGCACGAGCTGGCTGCAGACCGGGGCGGCCTTCGAGCCGTACGTGGCCGAGCTGGTCAAGCGCGGCGCCATTCGCGAGGACCCCGGCGACCACCTGGTGACGGTCGGCTCGATCGTCTACGGGTTCCTGTTCATGCGGACGTCGCTGCCCGACCACGCCAGGCCGTCCGACGAGCGGGTAGCGGAGCTGGTGACCGACACCATCGAGCGCACCATGAGCACGGGCCGCCCGATGTCCCCGGGCGACGTCGAGGCGGTCGCGCGGGCCACCCTCGATTTTCTCGACGCCGCTGTGGAGGTGGCCCGGCGCAAGCTGGACGCCTCCCTGGGGCTCCAAGGAGCGTGA